In Quercus lobata isolate SW786 unplaced genomic scaffold, ValleyOak3.0 Primary Assembly Scq3eQI_73, whole genome shotgun sequence, a single window of DNA contains:
- the LOC115972734 gene encoding probable transcription factor At1g61730, giving the protein MAPKRPSHLDDPPAASSSEEEETSSEDEEDEEEDEEGESSSEEEEHQAEAAKIDSLPSTPVKPQPKKPDPPAPISNSKPQTHSSSSGSESESETESGSTPDPNVKPLASKPMEPDPTPVKATKPRSKPSSTRSSATTKKRPNGEAEATPSKRVKKKDPEPKSQDVVVSPSEDSKKGGGGDEKKLFQRLWSDENEIELLKGMLDYTALRGADPAADAAAFFEFVKKSLHVEVTKAQLVDKMKRLRKKYNNNAGRGKKGKDPTFSKPHEQKTYELSKKIWGSVEAATETEKAKDINNGKAKAKDNKNGKAKAKDNNNNNKNQKGNSLIRSLKEELTESSPVLYKYGEKMEIDGDSGSGGSCLNGMLRFDKNVWLDERVIKRGLKLIDEEKKVELEERWKEVELAELEVFVKRTELIKDQARLILEAYKDH; this is encoded by the coding sequence aTGGCTCCGAAACGCCCATCTCATCTGGACGATCCACCAGCTGCTTCGTcttctgaagaagaagaaacttcctctgaagatgaagaagatgaagaagaagatgaagaaggagaAAGTTcatctgaagaagaagaacaccAAGCTGAAGCAGCTAAAATTGATTCGTTACCATCCACTCCAGTgaaaccccaacccaaaaaacCTGACCCTCCTGCTCCAATCTCAAATTCCAAGCCCCAAACCCATTCTTCTTCGTCCGGGTCGGAATCGGAGTCCGAAACCGAATCCGGATCCACACCCGACCCGAATGTCAAACCCTTAGCCTCCAAACCCATGGAGCCCGACCCGACTCCGGTGAAGGCCACGAAACCCAGATCCAAGCCTTCCTCCACGAGATCCTCCGCCACCACCAAGAAGCGTCCGAACGGCGAAGCCGAAGCCACGCCGTCGAAGCGGGTCAAGAAGAAGGACCCGGAACCGAAGTCCCAAGACGTCGTCGTTTCGCCCTCGGAGGACTCGAAGAAAGGCGGCGGCGGGGACGAGAAGAAGCTATTCCAGAGGCTGTGGAGCGACGAAAACGAAATCGAATTGCTGAAAGGGATGTTGGACTACACCGCCTTGCGCGGCGCGGATCCCGCCGCAGATGCCGCCGCGTTTTTCGAGTTCGTTAAGAAGAGCCTCCACGTGGAGGTCACGAAGGCCCAGCTGGTGGACAAGATGAAGAGGTTAAGGAAGAAGTACAACAACAATGCTGGACGAGGAAAGAAAGGCAAAGACCCGACCTTTTCGAAACCCCACGAGCAAAAGACTTACGAGTTGTCGAAGAAGATTTGGGGCTCCGTTGAAGCTGCTACTGAGACTGAGAAAGCTAAGGACATCAACAATGGGAAAGCTAAAGCTAAGGACAACAAAAATGGGAAAGCTAAGGCTAaggacaacaacaacaacaataagaaTCAGAAAGGTAACAGTTTGATTAGGAGTTTGAAGGAGGAATTGACGGAGTCGTCTCCGGTTTTGTACAAGTATGGTGAGAAGATGGAGATTGATGGGGATTCGGGTTCGGGTGGGAGCTGTTTGAATGGGATGTTAAGGTTTGATAAGAATGTGTGGTTGGACGAGAGGGTCATAAAGCGTGGGCTCAAATTGATTGATGAAGAGAAGAAGGTGGAATTGGAGGAGAGGTGGAAGGAGGTGGAGTTGGCTGAATTGGAAGTGTTTGTGAAGCGGACCGAGTTGATTAAGGACCAGGCCAGGTTGATACTCGAGGCATACAAGGACCACTGA
- the LOC115972732 gene encoding uncharacterized protein LOC115972732: MARNYGFLVCLLIMILDIIAGILGIEAEISQNKVKHLRMWIFECRDPSYQAFKLGLAAIILLLLAHVIAQLLGGCTCVGSKAEFSNSTPNQQLAIGSLIFAWIVLVVAFSMLIIGTMSNSRSRKSCGIAHHRFLSIGGILCFVHGLFAVSYYVSVTAAQREKQRLQPRNPAGGAAGPTNTASV, from the exons atggccagaaactaTGGCTTTCTTGTCTGCCTCTTGATCATGATTTTGGACATTATTGCTGGGATTCTTGGCATTGAAGCTGAAATCTCTCAAAACAAG GTGAAACATTTGAGGATGTGGATTTTTGAGTGTAGAGACCCAAGCTATCAGGCTTTCAAGCTAGGGTTGGCTGCAATTATACTTCTACTCCTTGCTCATGTTATTGCTCAGTTGCTTGGTGGTTGCACTTGCGTTGGGTCCAAGGCGGAGTTCTCAAATTCCACACCAAACCAGCAATTAGCTATTGGTTCTCTCATTTTCGCTTG GATCGTATTAGTCGTTGCATTCTCGATGCTCATCATAGGAACAATGTCGAATTCGAGATCAAGAAAATCTTGTGGGATAGCACACCATAGATTCCTGTCTATAGGAGGGATTTTATGCTTTGTTCATGGACTATTTGCAGTTTCCTATTATGTGTCTGTCACTGCTGCCCAaagagaaaaacagagactaCAGCCAAGGAACCCTGCTGGAGGTGCTGCAGGCCCTACAAACACCGCCTCTGTTTAA
- the LOC115972787 gene encoding protein HEAT-STRESS-ASSOCIATED 32-like gives MSVLRWKSFEENEDRPDKPRRYGVTEMRGPHYTLLTQNVLQDIFESMGQFVDGLKFSGGSHSLMSKDFIKEVTNMAHQHDIYVSTGDWAEHLLRRGPSAFREYVEECKNLGFDTIELNVGSLEVPEETLLRFVHLIKSGGLKAKPQFAVKFNKSDIPIGGDRAFGAYIVPRPRSTEFVEDVDLLIRRAERCLEAGADMIMIDADDVCKYADSLRADIIAKVIGRLGLEKTMFEASNPRTSEWFIKQYGPKVNLYVDHSQVMDLECLRGHNLGKNHASVLGSSYFLF, from the exons ATGTCGGTGCTCCGATGGAAGAGTTTCGAGGAGAACGAGGATCGCCCCGACAAGCCTCGACGCTATGGAGTCACCGAGATGAGAGGCCCCCATTACACACTCTTAACCCAAAATGTTCTTCAG GATATTTTTGAGTCTATGGGGCAGTTTGTTGATGGATTGAAGTTTTCTGGAGGATCTCATAGCCTGATGTCAAAGGATTTCATTAAAGAAGTGACTAACATGGCCCACCAACATGATATATATGTTAGCACGGGTGACTGGGCTGAACATTTGCTTCGCAGAGGTCCATCAGCTTTCAGAGAGTATGTGGAG GAATGCAAGAACCTGGGGTTTGACACGATTGAGCTGAATGTGGGATCGCTTGAAGTCCCTGAAGAAACTCTACTAAGATTTGTTCACTTGATTAAGAGTGGTGGTCTGAAAGCCAAGCCTCAATTTGCAGTGAAGTTTAACAAGTCTGACATTCCCATAGGTGGTGATAGAGCATTTGGAGCTTATATTGTTCCAAGACCTCGTTCAACTG aatttgttgaagatgtggatctTTTGATCAGACGGGCTGAGAGATGCTTAGAGGCTGGAGCAGACATGATTATGATTGATGCAGATGATGTCTGCAAGTATGCTGATTCTTTACGGGCAGACATAATTGCTAAGGTCATTGGGCGTCTTGGTCTTGAGAAGACCATGTTTGAAGCATCAAATCCCAGAACCTCCGAGTGGTTTATAAAACAGTATGGTCCCAAG GTGAACCTCTATGTGGATCACTCTCAGGTCATGGATTTGGAATGCCTCCGGGGACACAACCTGGGTAAAAATCATGCATCTGTCCTTGGCTCCTCATATTTTCTGTTCTGA
- the LOC115972783 gene encoding probable histone H2A.1 has translation MAGRGKSLAAGTAKKSTSRSSKAGLQFPVGRIARFLKTGKYAERVGGGAPVYLAAVLEYLAAEVLELAGNAARDNKKTRIVPRHIQLAVRNDEELSKLLGSVTIANGGVLPNIHNMLLPKKTGAGSKSGPIDD, from the exons ATGGCCGGAAGAGGCAAATCTCTCGCCGCAGGCACCGCCAAGAAGAGCACGTCTCGGAGCAGCAAAGCCGGTCTCCAGTTCCCCGTCGGCCGTATCGCCCGTTTCCTCAAAACCGGCAAGTACGCCGAACGCGTCGGCGGTGGCGCCCCTGTCTACCTCGCCGCCGTCCTCGAGTATCTCGCCGCCGAG gttttggaatTGGCTGGGAATGCAGCGAGAGACAACAAGAAGACACGTATAGTGCCACGTCATATCCAGTTGGCGGTGAGGAACGACGAGGAACTGAGTAAGCTTCTTGGGTCGGTGACCATCGCAAACGGTGGCGTTTTGCCCAACATTCACAACATGCTCTTGCCTAAGAAAACCGGCGCCGGTTCCAAGAGCGGCCCAATCGATGACTAG